The genomic interval CCGACGAGGCCGAACTCGTCGGTGCCTTCGACGACGGCTTCCCGGGCTTCACCGTGGACCCCGGCAAGACCCTCACGGTGAAGGTCCGCCTCGCCCTCGCCCCGGACGCCGTCGCGAACGAGATCACCGCCGACGCGGCCGTCGTACAACGGCATGCCGACGACGGGGACTGGATCGGCCAGTCGAACGACTACCGCTTCTACGTCGAGCCCGCCGCCCCGGGATCCACCGCCCCCGCCACCTCCACGACGACTCCCGCGCCCGCCACCACCGCGCCCGCCGAGGACCTCTCGTTCACCGACGAACTCGCCCGCACCGGCATCGGCCCCGAACACCTCGTCCTCGCCGCCACCTCCGTCCTCCTCGTCACCACCGGCGCCCTGCTGCTGGCCCGGAGGCGCCGATAACACCGGCCGCCACCTCTGCGACGATCTCCCCGTGGACTACCCGAACGACCAGGCCCCCGGCGCCCCCGTCCGCTCCGGCATCCCGGAGCACGGCCGCATCCCCAAGTACTACGCGGTCAAGGCTCAAATCGCCGTGCTCGTCGACGAGTTGGGGGAGGGCGGCCTGATCCCCACCGAGCGCGACCTCTCCGAGCGGTACGAGGTCGCCCGCGAGACCGTGCGGCAGGCGCTGCGCGAACTCGTGCTGGAGGGCAGGCTGCGCCGGCAGGGCCGCGGCACGGTCGTCGCGGGTCCCAAGCTGGAGCAGCCGCTGTCCCTGGCCAGCTACACCGAGGGCGTACGGCGGCAGGGGCGCACCCCGGGCCGCAGCCTCGTCACGCTCGACAGCTTCCCCTGCACCGACGCGCTCGCCGCCGAGACCGGACTGACCCGCGGCGAACCCGTCTGGCACCTGGAGCGCGTCCTGCTCGCCGACGACGAGCGGGTCGGCCTCGAAAGCACCTACGTCTCCGTCGCCCGGGTCCCGCACCTGGACACCGACTTCGAGCCCGACTCCTCCTTCTACGGCTACCTGGGCGCCCGGGGCATCCACTTCGGCGACGCCGACGAACGCATCGAGACCGTGCTCGCCACCCCGCGCGAGGCCCTCCTCATCGGCACCCCGCCCGCCCTCCCGATGCTCCTGATCCACCGCGTGTCACGGGACACGGAGGGCCGCCCGCTGGAACGGGTGCGGGGCCTGTACCGAGGCGACCGCTTCTCCTTCACCACGCACCACAGAGGCTGACGAACAGGCCTGCCGCAGCCTCCTCGATTGTCACGTGTAGGTAACGGGTCTAGCCCAAACGTGATGGGTCGTTCACGCTTTCGTTGGGAGCCGGACCTTTCCGGTTCCCGGATCCCGAGGAGCGTGGCCGTCGTGAGAGTGACAGTCGTCGGAGGCGGCGTGGTGGGCACCATGCACGCCTGGCAAGCAGTGGAACGCGGCCATGAGGTCGTACAGATCGAGCGCGAGGCGGAGGCTCGCGGCGCTTCGTTGCGCAACTTCGGGCAGATCTGGGTGAGCGGCCGCGCGGGCGGGGAAGAGCTGGAAACCGCCCTGCGGGCAAGGGAGTTGTGGGAGGGGATCGGCGCCCGCGTTCCCGGGCTCGGCTTCCGGGCCAACGGTTCGCTGACCCCCGTCCGGGGCGATCGCGAACTCGCCGTCGCCGAGGCGGCCGTGGCACGGGAGGACTCCGCGGCGCGCGGCTACAAGCTCCTCACCGCCACCGAGGCCCGCGCCGTGAACCCCGCTCTGCGCGGCGACTTCACCGCCGCCCTGTACTGCGAGCGCGACGCGGCCGTCGAACCCCGTACCGCCCAACTCGCCCTGCGCGCCGAGCTGTCGAAGTCCCCGAACTACACCTTCCTGCCGGGCCGGGAGGTCCGCGAGGTCATCGGCGAGCACGCGGTACGCGACGACCACGGGGACGTGCACGCCTCCGACACCGTCGTGCTCTGCACGGGCGCCTGGCTCGGCGGACTCGTCCGCGAACTCGCCGGGCCCGAACTCCCCGTCCGCCGCGTCCGGTTGCAGATGATGCAGACCGACCCGCTCGGCGAACCGCTCACCACGTCCGTGGCCGATGCGGACAGCTTTCGCTACTACCCGGCCTATCGCGGCCCGGCCCTGGACCAACTCAACGACGAGCAACCGCAGTTGCCGACCGCCGCCGCGCACGCCATGCAACTCCTCATGGTGCAGCGCGCCGACGGCGGACTGACCATCGGCGACACCCACGAGTACGAGCACCCCTTCGCCTTCGACACCACCGAGGACCCCTACGACCACCTCACCGAGGTCGTCGAGTCGTTCCTCGGCCGTCCCCTCCCGAAGATCCGCCGCCGCTGGGCCGGCGTGTACGCGCAGTGCACCGACCCCACCCGCGTCGTCCACCGCCAACAGGTGCGCGACGGCGTGTGGTTGGTGACCGGGCCGGGTGGCCGTGGCATGACCTGTTCCCCGGCGATCGCCGAAACCACCGCGAACGAACTGGACTGGTGACCCCCGTGACCCCTCTCATCAACCCCACGACACCAGACATCCGTCTCGTCGTCCTCGACATGGCCGGCACCACCGTCGCCGACGGCGGCCTCGTCGAGGAGGCGTTCGCCGCTGCCGCCCGGCACATGGGCGCGGAACCCGCTGACATGCTCGACTACGTCCGCGCCACCATGGGCGAGTCCAAGATCTCCGTCTTCCGCCACCTGTTCGGCGAGGAGTCGAAGGCCCAGGACGCCAACAAGGCCTTCGAAGCGGCGTACGCGGACCTCGTCGACGGCGGTCGGGTCGCCGCCCTCCCCGGCGCCCGCGAGGCCATCGAGACCCTCAAGTCCCAAGGCCGTACGGTCGTGTTGACCACCGGCTTCGCGCGCGCCACCCAGGACGCGATCCTGGCCGCGCTCGGTTGGCAGGGCCTCGCCGACCTCACGCTGTGCCCCGCCGACGCCGGCGGCCGGGGACGCCCGTACCCGGACATGGTCCTGACCGCCTTCCTGCGTACGGCAGTTGCGGATGACGTACGGCAGCTGGCCGTGGTCGGCGACACTTCGTACGACATGCTCAGCGGGGTCCGCGCGGGGGCGGGGCTGGTCGCCGGTGTCCTCACCGGCGCGCACGACGCGGACGCGCTGCGGTCGGCCGGGGCGACCCAAGTCCTCGACGGCGTCGGACAGTTGCCCGGAATCCTCGCATGACGAACGGGATCCGCTTCGACTCCGTCACCGTGGCCTACGACGGCACGGTCGTCCTCGACGCCCTCGACCTCGCCGTCGAACCCGGTGAGGTCATGGCGTTGCTCGGACCGTCCGGCTCCGGCAAGACCACGGCGTTGCGGGCGGTCGCGGGGTTCGTACGGCCGGTGTCGGGGCGGGTGTTCCTCGGCGGCCGCGATGTCACCGACCTGCCGCCGTACCGGCGGGGTGTCGGGATGGTCGTGCAGCAGTACGCGCTGTTCCCTCACCTGCGGGTCGAGGAGAACGTGGCGTTCGGGCTCAGGGCGCGGAAGGTGGCGCGGGCGGAGATCCGGACCCGGGTCGCCGAGGCGCTGGAGATGGTCGGCATGGGGGAGTATGCCCGGCGCCATCCACGGGAGTTGTCCGGCGGACAGCAGCAACGGGTCGCCATCGCGCGGGCGTTGGCGATACGGCCCGGGGTGCTGCTTCTGGACGAACCCCTCTCCGCGCTCGACGCGCAGCTGCGGTCCGGGATGCTGGCCGAACTCGCCCGACTGCACCGGGAGTTGCCCGAGTTGTCGATCCTCTACGTCACCCATGACCAGGTCGAGGCGCTCACTCTGGCCGACCGGATCGCCGTCATGGACCGGGCTCGGCTCCAGGAGTGCGGGACGCCGCGCGAGCTGTACCGGGCGCCCAAGAGTGAGTTCACGGCGTCCTTTGTCGGCAGCGCGAATCTGTTGCCGGTGACGGTGGGGGAGCGGGGGGTGTTCTTCGGGGAGCGGAGGGTTGAGGTGCGGGGGGTTGTGCCGGGGGCGGAGGCGACCTTGTGCGTACGGCCGCATCTGGTCGAGCTGGGGGATGGACCCAATCAACTCGCGGGTGTCGTACGGGAGATCCAGTGGCGTGGCGCGACCCACCGGCTCTACGTCGATGTGGATGGGCAGCGGGTCATGGCTGACGTGCCGGAACTGAAGAAGCCGCCTGTGCATGGGGACGCGGTGACTCTTCATTTCGCTCCCGATGACGCGGTGTTGCTGGCTGCTGGAGTTGGCGATGAGTGAGGTTGTTCGTCGGGTGCGGCTGAGTGGGGGCTGGGCGCGCCCACGCGGCGGCAGCCGCAAATCAAATACAGCCCCGCGCCCCTTGGGTATCGCCCTGCTGCCCGTTGCAATCCTCAGCCTGTTCTTTCTCTACCCCCTCGCCCTCGTCGTTCGGCAGTCCTTTCAGCCGGCCACTGCCTACGCCGACGTCTTCTCCTCCGAGCTGTTCCGTACCGCCCTCTGGACCACCGTCTGGATCGCAGTCACCTCCACCGCCGGCTGCCTGGTCCTCGGTTTCGTGCTCGCGCTGATCATCGCCTTCGTCCCCTTCCCCGGGGCGAAAGCCGTCGCCCGCTTCATCGACGTCTACCTCTCCTTCCCTTCCTTCCTCATCACGCTCGCCCTGCTCTTCATCTACGGCACCACCGGCATCGTCGGTTCGTTCCAGTTCCTCGCGACGCCCTGGGGTGTGCTGCTCGCGGAGGTCACCTACTTCACGCCGTTCGTGATGAGGCCGCTGCTCGCCGCGTTCTCGCAGCTGGACACCGCGCAGTTGGAGGCGGCCAGTTCACTCGGAGCCAAGGCGCCCCGCATCATCCGGCAGGTCATCCTGCCGGAGGCGCTCCCCGCGCTCGCCGCCGGCGGGAGTCTCGTCCTCGTGCTCTGTCTGAACGAGTTCGGGATCGTGCTGTTCACCGGGGCGAAAGGGGTCACGACGCTCCCGATGCTCGTGTACAGCAAGGCGATCCTGGAGTCGGACTACCCGGGCGCGTGTGTGGTCGCCGTCGTCAACGTCCTTATATCCGTGGGGCTTTACGGCCTCTACCGGGTGGTGAGCCGTCGTGTTGGTGCATAGCCGCAAGGCGAAGTGGGCTGTGTGGCTGGTCTTCGCCGTTCTCTTCCTGCCCCTCTTCGCGTTGCCCCTCCTCGTCGTCCTCGGGGCGTCCTTCGCCACCAACTGGTCCGGCGTCCTCCCTTCTGGTTTCACCACCTCCCACTACTCCGCCGCGACCCGGGGTGAGGCCCTCCAGGCGCTCACCACCAGCCTGGTCACCGCCCTCACCGCGAGCCTGTTCGCGCTCGGCATCGGGACCTGGGCCGCGCTCGCCGCCGCCGGGCTCAAGAAGCGTCAACGCAGGCTGCTGGACGCCCTGTTCGTGCTGCCGGTGGCCGTGCCGTCCGTCGTGGTCGGGCTGGCGATCCTGGTCGCGTTCTCCAAGCCTCCGATGCTGCTCAACGGCACCCGGTGGATCGTGATCCTCGCCCACACCGTGCTCGTGACCGCGTTCGCCTACCAGTCCGTGTCCGCGGCGATCGTCCGCCTCGACCCGGGCTATGAGCAGGCCGCCGCCTCCCTGGGGGCCCGGCCGCTGTACGTCCTGTGGCGCATCCGGCTGCCCTTGCTGCTGCCCTCGCTCACCGCCGCCGTAGGACTCTGTTTCGCCCTGTCCATGGGCGAGTTGAGCGCCACGGTGATGCTCTATCCGCCCGACTGGACCACGCTTCCGGTCCTCATCTACTCGGCCACCGACCGCGGCGCCCTCTTCGCCGGGTCCGCGCTCGCCGTGGTCCTGATGACGGCGACCCTGCTCGTCCTGCTCGTCGTCTCCCGGGTCCGCAACCGAGCCTCGTACCGCTGATCCACCGGCATCACCTCAACCGCCCTCACCACGCCAGGAGTTGGCCTCGCCATGCCCAGAAACACGCTCAAGACCGCCGTAGCCGTCTCGCTCTGCGCCACCCCACTGCTCACCGGCTGCGGTGGCACCTCCGCCGCTTCGGACGCCAAGGTCGTCACCGTCTACAGCGCGGACGGGCTCAAGGGCGAGAACGGTGACGGCTGGTACGACGAGGTCTTCAAGGACTTCGAGAAGCGGACCGGTATCAAGGTCAAGTACGTGGAGGGCGGCTCCGGCGAGATGGTGCAGCGTGCCGTCCGCGAGAAGAGCAACCCGCAGGCCGATGTCCTGGTCACCCTGCCGCCGTTCATCCAACAGGCCGACAGCAAGGGGCTGTTGCAGAAGTTCACCCCGGCCGGTGCCGACCAGGTGGGTGGCGCCGACAAGGCCACCGACGGCACCTGGACCTCCGTCGTCAACAACTACTTCGGGTTCGTCTACAACAAGAAGCAGCTCACCCAAGCGCCCACCACCTGGGACGAGTTGCTCGACGGTACGTACAAGAACAAGCTTCAGTACTCCACGCCCGGAGTCGCCGGTGACGGAACCGCCGTACTGATCAAGGCGATTCACGACTTCGGAGGGAAGGACGCGGCCCTCGCCTACCTCAAGAAGCTCCAGTCCAACAACGTCGGGCCGTCCGCCTCCACCGGCAAGCTCGCGCCCAAGGTCGACAAGGGCGAGCTGCTCGTCGCCAACGGCGATGTGCAGATGAACTACGCCCAGTCCAAGACCATGCCGAACCTCGGGATCTGGTTCCCGGCGAAGCGGGGCGGCAGGCCCACCACCTTCGCCCTCCCGTACGCGGCCGGCCTCGTCACCGAGGCCCCGCACAGCGCCAACGGCAGGAAGCTCCTCGACTACATGCTCAGCCGTACCGCCCAGCAGCAGGTCAGCTCGGTCGGCGGCGGCTTCAGCGCCCGCCGGGACGTCAAGGCCACCGACGCCAACGCCACCGCCCTGACCGATCTCATGACCGGCGTCGAGATCTTCCAGCCGGACTGGGCCGACATCGACAAGAACCTGACCTCGTACGTCGAGGACTGGCAGTCCGCCACGGGCAGTTGAGCCTCCCGTGAAGCCGACTCTCAGATGAAGCCGACCCTCAGATGAGGTCGACGAGGTCCGCGATGGAGTCGACGACGTTCGTGGGGCGGTAGGGGTAGCGGTCGAGGTCGCCCTTGGTCGTCAGCCCGGTGAGGACGAGGAAGGTCTCCATCCCGGCCTCCAGTCCGGCCAGCACATCCGTGTCCATGCGGTCGCCGATCATGGCGCTGGTCTCCGAGTGCGCGCCGATGGTGTTCAGCGCCGACCGCATCATCAGCGGGTTCGGCTTGCCGACGAAGTAGGGCTCCTTGCCGGTCGCCTTGGTGATCAGCGCGGCCACGGAACCGGTGGCCGGCAGGGCGCCCTCGGGCGAGGGACCCGTGTTGTCGGGGTTGGTCGCGATGAACCGGGCGCCGTCGTTGATCAGCCGGATCGCCTTGGTCAGGGCCTCGAAGGAGTACGTCCGGGTCTCGCCCAGGATCACGAAATCGGGGTCGGAGTCGGTCAGCACGTACCCCGCGTCGTGCAGTGCCGTCGTCAGCCCGGCCTCGCCGATCACGTAGGCGGTGCCGCCCGGGTGCTGGTTGTCCAGGAACGCGGCGGTGGCCAGCGCCGAGGTCCAGATGTTCTCCACCGGCACGTCGAGACCGATCCGGTTCAACCGGGCGTGCAGGTCACGCGCGGTGTAGATCGAGTTGTTGGTGAGGACCAGGAACGGGCGTCCCTTCTCGCGCAGCGTCTTGATGAACGCCTCCGCGCCCGGCACCGGGACGCCCTCGTGCATCAGCACCCCGTCCATGTCGGTGAGCCACGATTCGATGGGCTTGCGCTCTGTCATGGGTGGGCTCTCCTGCGGTACGCGGGCATGTGAGGTGACCATGCTATGCACCTTCCGGCGCCGTCCCCCATACGGAGCAGCGGGGCGTGGCTGAGGATGCGGGTGCCCGCTGTGAGGAGGAGTCTCCAGATATCTGGAGGTTCACGATGGGTTCACTGAAAGTCACACTCTGTGCGGGTGCCGCGGTGGTCCTCGCGACGCTCACCCCAACGGCGTACGCGGCGGACGGAGGCGGTGTCACGGTGACCCCCGCCTCCCCGGCCCCCGGCGCCGATGTCGCGCTGAGGATCAGCGGCTGTGCCGGTACGACGGGTTCGGCGGCGTCGGCCGCGTTCGTCGCCGACGCCAAGCTGGTCGGCGCGGCCGGCACCCTCGCCGGCGAGACCCGGGTCCGCACCTCGCTGGAACCGGGCAGCTACGACGTGAAGATCACCTGCGGGAGCGTGACGGTGAAGGGCGCGATCAAGGTCGTGGCGGACGCTTCCCAGTCGCCCTCGGCGCCCCCCTCCGCCCCCGCCTCGCCCGTCGCCCCCGTCCACGCGGGCGGCGGCGGTGCGGCGGCGCACCTCGCGGCCGTGGACGCGCGTGCGGCCGGTCCCGGTACCGCGCACGCCGTGGTGGGTCTGTTGCTGGCCGGTGTCGCCGCGGCGGCCGTGGCACTGCGCAGCGCCCGCCGGAGCCGCAGGACGGGCTGACCGCCATGTTCGATCACGACAGGCCCGCCGAGCACGAGCGTTCCTCCGGCACCGGGCGGCTGCTGACCGGGGTCGCCTGGGCCGTGCTGCTGCTCGGGCTCTGGCTGTGGGGGCAGGACCTGACCGACATCCGGCTGGGCATATCCGCGCCGACCACCGGTGACGTGGCGGCGGTCGGACGGCCCCCGGAGGCCGAACTCCCGCCCGCCGCGAAGCCGTTGGGGAACGCGCTGCCACAGCGCATCGACATCCCCCAACTCGCCGTACAGGCACCGGTGGTGGCCCGCGGCCTGGACACGCAGGGCGCGATCGACCCACCGCCGTTCGACCAGGCGGGCGTGGTCGGCTGGTACGGCAGCGGAGTACGGCCGGGAGCCGCGGGCACCGCGTTGATGGTCGGGCACGTCGACACCGAGACCCGCCCCGCCGTCTTCTACAAGCTCAGCACCCTCCGCCCGGGCGGAACGATCCGGGTGATCCGCGACGACGGCAAGGTCGCCGAGTTCACCGTCGACGACGTCCGCGTCCTGACCCGTGCCCACTTCGACGCCCAACAGGCCTACGGCACACGGCAGTCGGGCCGCGCCGAACTCCGCCTCATCACCTGCGGCGGCACCTTCGACCGCGTCGGCCGCAGCTACACGGCGAACGTGATCGTGTCCGCCTACCTCACCGGCACCGGACTCTGACAACCGGGCCCGGCCGACGACCTGCTCCCCCCTGAAGCCGCCGACCGGGCTGGTCCTCAACCGCACGCGCACGGGCTGCGGGAGTAACCCGGCGAACGGCGCGGGAGGTCTGGAAAACCAGTGGTGGAAGGTGTGGACTAGGCCAGGGGCCGGGGCCGTTGGGAATGACTCTAGAACGAATGGGCGTCAGGGCCTAGAGGGCAAATAACGCCATGTCTCAGGGTAGTTGCTCGCTGTCATATGCACTGGTCACAGTCGATCCACGAGTCCCCCCTCGATCACCGCCCGCGCCACCCGGTCCAACGGCATCCGGCGCCGCCGCGCATGTCCGCGCAGCGCGACGAACGCCTCGTCGGTGCCGACCTGCCAGCGCTCGGCGAGCATCCCCTTGGCCTGCTCGATCCGCACCCGGCTCGACAGCGCCTCCTGCAACTGCCCGGCCAGGGAACGGGATCGGGCGTACGCGCGGTTGTTCTCCAGCCCGAGACCGGCGGCGTCGGCGAGCGCCTGCGCCACCACCAGCTCCGAACGCCAGCTGTCCGAGGCGCAGTCGGGCAGCTTCGGCACGAACACGTTGAGCGCGCCGAACAGCGTGTCCCGCCGCCGCACCGGCACCGCGAAGGTCGCCACGACGCCGTGCCGCAGGGCCTGTTCGGTGAACTCCGGCCAGCGGGCGGCCGCATGGGCCTCGCCGATCGACACCGGCGGAACGGGCTGCCCGGAGCCGTAACTCTCCAGACAGGGCCCGCCGTTGCGCTGCGCGGCAAGCAGTTCGAGCGCAGCCTCTTCCCGGCCACCGGACGTGCTCCCGCCCAGCGCCACCGCCTCACCACCGTCGATCAGCACGATCCCGGCAGCCCAGGCGGCCAGCAGCTCCACGCAACGATCGGCCAGCCGCCGCAGATAGTCCCCGGTGTCGAAGGTCTCCGTCAGTGTGTCGGCGGCCTCCATCAGCGCCGCGGCGAACCGGCCCTCCCGGGTCGTGTGGTGCATGACGGCCACCTTCTCCCTGCCCCGGAACCGATCCGCCGGGCAGACCCTAGGCGGCGCACCTACCCACAAGGACGGAGGTGTAACAGCCCGCCGACAACACCCCGTTGTTCTCGTGGGCGGCACGCCACGTATGTCACGATTGACCCTTGGATCGGTACAGCCAAGGGGGAGTTGGATGTACGGCAGCCAGGGGACCCCTGTCTCCTTCGGCACACGGACGTCGGCGCTGGTCCTGGG from Streptomyces sp. NBC_01288 carries:
- a CDS encoding GntR family transcriptional regulator, producing MDYPNDQAPGAPVRSGIPEHGRIPKYYAVKAQIAVLVDELGEGGLIPTERDLSERYEVARETVRQALRELVLEGRLRRQGRGTVVAGPKLEQPLSLASYTEGVRRQGRTPGRSLVTLDSFPCTDALAAETGLTRGEPVWHLERVLLADDERVGLESTYVSVARVPHLDTDFEPDSSFYGYLGARGIHFGDADERIETVLATPREALLIGTPPALPMLLIHRVSRDTEGRPLERVRGLYRGDRFSFTTHHRG
- a CDS encoding TIGR03364 family FAD-dependent oxidoreductase; its protein translation is MRVTVVGGGVVGTMHAWQAVERGHEVVQIEREAEARGASLRNFGQIWVSGRAGGEELETALRARELWEGIGARVPGLGFRANGSLTPVRGDRELAVAEAAVAREDSAARGYKLLTATEARAVNPALRGDFTAALYCERDAAVEPRTAQLALRAELSKSPNYTFLPGREVREVIGEHAVRDDHGDVHASDTVVLCTGAWLGGLVRELAGPELPVRRVRLQMMQTDPLGEPLTTSVADADSFRYYPAYRGPALDQLNDEQPQLPTAAAHAMQLLMVQRADGGLTIGDTHEYEHPFAFDTTEDPYDHLTEVVESFLGRPLPKIRRRWAGVYAQCTDPTRVVHRQQVRDGVWLVTGPGGRGMTCSPAIAETTANELDW
- a CDS encoding phosphonatase-like hydrolase, with the translated sequence MTPVTPLINPTTPDIRLVVLDMAGTTVADGGLVEEAFAAAARHMGAEPADMLDYVRATMGESKISVFRHLFGEESKAQDANKAFEAAYADLVDGGRVAALPGAREAIETLKSQGRTVVLTTGFARATQDAILAALGWQGLADLTLCPADAGGRGRPYPDMVLTAFLRTAVADDVRQLAVVGDTSYDMLSGVRAGAGLVAGVLTGAHDADALRSAGATQVLDGVGQLPGILA
- a CDS encoding ABC transporter ATP-binding protein, yielding MTNGIRFDSVTVAYDGTVVLDALDLAVEPGEVMALLGPSGSGKTTALRAVAGFVRPVSGRVFLGGRDVTDLPPYRRGVGMVVQQYALFPHLRVEENVAFGLRARKVARAEIRTRVAEALEMVGMGEYARRHPRELSGGQQQRVAIARALAIRPGVLLLDEPLSALDAQLRSGMLAELARLHRELPELSILYVTHDQVEALTLADRIAVMDRARLQECGTPRELYRAPKSEFTASFVGSANLLPVTVGERGVFFGERRVEVRGVVPGAEATLCVRPHLVELGDGPNQLAGVVREIQWRGATHRLYVDVDGQRVMADVPELKKPPVHGDAVTLHFAPDDAVLLAAGVGDE
- a CDS encoding 2-aminoethylphosphonate ABC transporter permease subunit gives rise to the protein MSEVVRRVRLSGGWARPRGGSRKSNTAPRPLGIALLPVAILSLFFLYPLALVVRQSFQPATAYADVFSSELFRTALWTTVWIAVTSTAGCLVLGFVLALIIAFVPFPGAKAVARFIDVYLSFPSFLITLALLFIYGTTGIVGSFQFLATPWGVLLAEVTYFTPFVMRPLLAAFSQLDTAQLEAASSLGAKAPRIIRQVILPEALPALAAGGSLVLVLCLNEFGIVLFTGAKGVTTLPMLVYSKAILESDYPGACVVAVVNVLISVGLYGLYRVVSRRVGA
- a CDS encoding ABC transporter permease, yielding MLVHSRKAKWAVWLVFAVLFLPLFALPLLVVLGASFATNWSGVLPSGFTTSHYSAATRGEALQALTTSLVTALTASLFALGIGTWAALAAAGLKKRQRRLLDALFVLPVAVPSVVVGLAILVAFSKPPMLLNGTRWIVILAHTVLVTAFAYQSVSAAIVRLDPGYEQAAASLGARPLYVLWRIRLPLLLPSLTAAVGLCFALSMGELSATVMLYPPDWTTLPVLIYSATDRGALFAGSALAVVLMTATLLVLLVVSRVRNRASYR
- a CDS encoding 2-aminoethylphosphonate ABC transporter substrate-binding protein yields the protein MPRNTLKTAVAVSLCATPLLTGCGGTSAASDAKVVTVYSADGLKGENGDGWYDEVFKDFEKRTGIKVKYVEGGSGEMVQRAVREKSNPQADVLVTLPPFIQQADSKGLLQKFTPAGADQVGGADKATDGTWTSVVNNYFGFVYNKKQLTQAPTTWDELLDGTYKNKLQYSTPGVAGDGTAVLIKAIHDFGGKDAALAYLKKLQSNNVGPSASTGKLAPKVDKGELLVANGDVQMNYAQSKTMPNLGIWFPAKRGGRPTTFALPYAAGLVTEAPHSANGRKLLDYMLSRTAQQQVSSVGGGFSARRDVKATDANATALTDLMTGVEIFQPDWADIDKNLTSYVEDWQSATGS
- a CDS encoding HAD-IIA family hydrolase, whose protein sequence is MTERKPIESWLTDMDGVLMHEGVPVPGAEAFIKTLREKGRPFLVLTNNSIYTARDLHARLNRIGLDVPVENIWTSALATAAFLDNQHPGGTAYVIGEAGLTTALHDAGYVLTDSDPDFVILGETRTYSFEALTKAIRLINDGARFIATNPDNTGPSPEGALPATGSVAALITKATGKEPYFVGKPNPLMMRSALNTIGAHSETSAMIGDRMDTDVLAGLEAGMETFLVLTGLTTKGDLDRYPYRPTNVVDSIADLVDLI
- a CDS encoding class F sortase; its protein translation is MFDHDRPAEHERSSGTGRLLTGVAWAVLLLGLWLWGQDLTDIRLGISAPTTGDVAAVGRPPEAELPPAAKPLGNALPQRIDIPQLAVQAPVVARGLDTQGAIDPPPFDQAGVVGWYGSGVRPGAAGTALMVGHVDTETRPAVFYKLSTLRPGGTIRVIRDDGKVAEFTVDDVRVLTRAHFDAQQAYGTRQSGRAELRLITCGGTFDRVGRSYTANVIVSAYLTGTGL
- a CDS encoding ANTAR domain-containing protein; the protein is MHHTTREGRFAAALMEAADTLTETFDTGDYLRRLADRCVELLAAWAAGIVLIDGGEAVALGGSTSGGREEAALELLAAQRNGGPCLESYGSGQPVPPVSIGEAHAAARWPEFTEQALRHGVVATFAVPVRRRDTLFGALNVFVPKLPDCASDSWRSELVVAQALADAAGLGLENNRAYARSRSLAGQLQEALSSRVRIEQAKGMLAERWQVGTDEAFVALRGHARRRRMPLDRVARAVIEGGLVDRL